One segment of Salvia splendens isolate huo1 chromosome 20, SspV2, whole genome shotgun sequence DNA contains the following:
- the LOC121782663 gene encoding nitrate regulatory gene2 protein-like: MGCSASKEDDPPLVIRCRERRELVRAAANHRYALAAAHVSYFRSLKEVGDALRKFVDEELVTAPSSSSSFSSPSLTLSPSSKKNRGNGAESPLHLHSGDESESHLNLSDSSDEEDDDSEDHNHLHHGGFDGNEARNHHQHGNHAEERARNLNNGDEFYPSRFPHDTYSGYSNGFLSDPFANPNPNPYAYPNPYQYPMPQREPYSDPWNQQGVPPAAAAAQSWFFSGNPNVYYMKKSAPAAKTVVQDPPSYGYSDSYWHSPAGYGGNYGYNPAGSPLGMDNREIGRGKPEKEPPPPPSPKVSAWDFFDPFNAAEIGYGSYYSGGGYGYGSNYSSPDSTEVREREGIPELEEETESEAYKDALNGGKLSSAGSSPHSRAARRDNETSSRSVPMHRSENGNLRSKPPQRSEFSSRLHRGEDSSRSVPSSKSKGSSRSASLHKIDSSSTSVPSWSSEESEKPSMPLYNDGNHPKPSVASHYGEESVKPSMPTTPHGEGASWVDGETASISLTDEKSSSDHIVVKSVDEGAGKKKGVTFEVEETSKQDGDSSKFSSVTLSSPRGTRDLREVVAEIRDDFETASSYGKEVAMMLEVGKLPYQPSFLKVMMSRILYLIHPSTTLWESPSKEYAKLASSTMKMAKSYFEDVGNDVNSMACNLSSTMDKLYAWEKKLCKEVKDEERIRTMYEKQHRRLKTLDEEGAEARKMDAARASIRRLLTKLDVSVKAIDSISSRIHKLRDEELQPQLAELVHGLTRMWKAMLKCHQKQFQAVMESRMRRLELNIDQQADSSSRAATELERELRVWCGRFNDWIRFQRSYVESLNEWLIRCLQYEPEETPDGPIPYSPGRLGAPPIFVICNDWHQAMEAISESRVASAMNTFASSLHQLWEKQDDEGRQRLKAEYLSKDYEKHLRANRMERGKAGLDQDAMSVIPSDNNSGVSALDDLKVDLDSMKHKLTEERLKHKDAMKLVHDAASGSLKGGLVPIFKALEIFTSEAVKAHEHVRVKQPGKAS; the protein is encoded by the exons ATGGGCTGCAGCGCGTCGAAGGAGGACGACCCGCCGCTCGTGATCCGCTGCCGCGAGCGGCGGGAGCTCGTGCGAGCCGCCGCCAACCACCGCTACGCCCTCGCCGCCGCCCACGTCTCCTACTTCCGCTCGCTCAAGGAGGTCGGCGACGCGCTCCGGAAGTTCGTCGACGAGGAGCTCGTCACCGcgccgtcgtcgtcgtcgtcctTCTCCTCGCCGTCGCTCACCCTGTCCCCGAGCTCGAAGAAGAACCGCGGCAATGGCGCCGAATCTCCCCTGCATTTGCACAGCGGCGACGAAAGCGAGTCGCATTTGAATCTGTCGGATTCCTCCGATGAGGAAGACGACGACTCCGAAGATCACAATCACCTTCACCACGGCGGATTCGACGGCAACGAAGCGCGGAATCATCATCAACACGGCAATCACGCGGAAGAGAGAGCGAGGAATTTGAATAACGGGGATGAATTTTATCCCTCTCGTTTCCCACACGATACTTACAGTGGATATAGTAACGGTTTTTTAAGTGACCCATTCGCGAATCCGAATCCGAATCCGTATGCGTATCCGAATCCGTATCAGTACCCGATGCCACAGCGCGAGCCCTACTCGGATCCGTGGAATCAGCAAGGGGTTCCGCCTGCGGCCGCGGCGGCGCAATCCTGGTTTTTCTCGGGTAACCCTAACGTGTATTACATGAAAAAATCAGCTCCGGCGGCTAAAACGGTGGTTCAGGATCCGCCGAGTTATGGATACTCCGATTCGTATTGGCATTCTCCGGCGGGGTATGGTGGTAATTACGGCTATAATCCGGCGGGTTCGCCTCTGGGGATGGATAATAGGGAAATTGGGAGAGGGAAACCGGAGAAGgagccgccgcctccgccgtcGCCCAAGGTTTCGGCGTGGGATTTCTTTGATCCGTTCAATGCGGCTGAAATCGGGTACGGTAGCTATTACTCTGGTGGCGGGTATGGATACGGGTCGAATTACAGCAGCCCGGATTCGACGGaggtgagggagagagaggggatACCTGAATTGGAGGAAGAAACTGAGAGTGAAGCGTATAAGGACGCTCTTAATGGGGGCAAATTGAGTTCTGCTGGGAGCAGTCCTCACTCTAGGGCGGCGCGGAGAGATAACGAGACGAGTTCAAGATCAGTGCCGATGCATAGGAGTGAGAATGGTAATTTGAGATCAAAGCCGCCGCAGAGAAGTGAGTTTAGCTCAAGGTTGCATAGAGGTGAGGATAGTTCAAGATCAGTGCCATCTAGCAAAAGCAAGGGCAGTTCTAGATCAGCTTCACTGCACAAGATCGATAGTAGTTCAACGTCTGTGCCTTCTTGGAGTAGTGAGGAGAGCGAGAAACCATCCATGCCACTGTATAACGACGGGAACCATCCAAAGCCATCAGTGGCTTCACATTATGGTGAGGAGAGTGTGAAGCCATCAATGCCAACAACTCCACATGGTGAGGGGGCATCGTGGGTAGATGGAGAAACCGCTTCGATTAGTTTAACGGATGAGAAAAGCAGCTCGGATCATATAGTGGTGAAGAGTGTGGATGAGGGTGCTGGCAAGAAGAAAGGGGTGACATTTGAGGTGGAGGAGACATCAAAGCAGGATGGTGATTCTTCAAAGTTTAGTAGTGTTACTTTGTCGTCGCCTCGTGGCACAAGGGATCTGAGGGAAGTTGTTGCTGAGATTAGAGATGATTTTGAGACAGCTTCTAGTTATGGGAAAGAGGTGGCCATGATGCTTGAAGTTGGGAAGCTGCCTTATCAGCCTAGCTTTCTAAAAG TAATGATGTCCCGGATATTGTATCTCATACACCCGTCGACAACGTTGTGGGAGTCCCCCTCAAAGGAATATGCAAAGTTAGCTTCCAGCACAATGAAGATGGCAAAATCTTACTTTGAAGATGTTGGGAATGATGTAAACTCAATGGCTTGTAACCTCTCGTCTACTATGGATAAGCTATATGCTTGGGAGAAGAAGTTATGCAAGGAAGTGAAG GATGAAGAAAGAATCCGGACAATGTATGAGAAGCAGCACAGGAGGCTAAAAACGTTAGATGAGGAAGGAGCCGAAGCTCGAAAGATGGATGCTGCTCGGGCTTCTATCAGAAGATTACTTACAAAGCTTGATGTTAGCGTCAAAGCGATTGATTCCATTTCAAGCAGAATACACAAGCTGAGAGATGAAGAATTGCAGCCCCAGCTTGCTGAATTAGTTCATGG GCTTACCAGAATGTGGAAGGCAATGCTTAAATGCCATCAAAAGCAGTTCCAAGCTGTAATGGAGAGTAGAATGCGGAGGCTTGAATTAAATATTGATCAGCAGGCAGATTCAAGTTCGCGGGCTGCTACTGAGCTTGAAAGGGAGCTTCGTGTATGGTGTGGACGTTTTAATGATTGGATTCGCTTTCAAAGGTCTTATGTTGAGTCCTTGAACGAGTGGCTTATTCGCTGTCTTCAGTACGAACCAGAAGAGACCCCAGATGGACCCATTCCCTATTCCCCTGGAAGGCTTGGAGCTCCTCCCATCTTCGTAATTTGCAACGATTGGCACCAGGCAATGGAAGCCATCTCTGAGTCGAGGGTGGCAAGTGCCATGAATACTTTTGCGTCAAGCTTACACCAGCTATGGGAAAAACAAGATGACGAGGGGCGTCAAAGGCTGAAAGCAGAGTATCTTTCAAAGGATTACGAGAAACACCTTAGAGCAAATCGTATGGAGAGGGGGAAAGCAGGTCTAGATCAAGATGCAATGTCCGTGATCCCATCGGATAATAATAGTGGGGTGTCGGCTCTGGATGACCTGAAGGTGGACTTGGATTCCATGAAACACAAATTGACCGAAGAGAGGCTGAAGCACAAGGATGCTATGAAATTGGTGCATGACGCAGCTTCTGGTAGTTTAAAGGGTGGTCTAGTCCCGATTTTCAAAGCCTTGGAGATCTTCACTTCAGAAGCTGTCAAAGCTCACGAACATGTCAGGGTGAAGCAACCGGGGAAGGCCTCTTGA
- the LOC121780875 gene encoding protein disulfide-isomerase-like, translating into MASSNFWMPLLLIAFAVAASISTAEESESKEFVVTLDHSNFTEFVAKHKFVVVEFYAPWCGHCKKLAPEYEKAASVLSTSDPPVILAKVDANEEQNKAISNEFEVRGFPTIKILRYGGSVVQEYKGPREAEGIVTYLKKQSGPATFEIKAPEEANSVIDDNKILVVGVFPEFSGEKFENFTTLAERLRADYEFGHTLSAKVLPRGDSSATGPLVRLLKPFDELFVDFKEFDVDALVNFVEETSAPTVTLFNKEPKNHPFVIKYFNFPNAKAMLFLNFTSEHFDAFKSKYHEAAQLYKGKDLNFLMGDVEASQGAFQYFGIKDEQVPVIIIQTNDGEKFLKPNVEPDQIASWVKDFKDGKVQPYKKSEPIPEVNNEPVKVVVADTLQDMVFNSGKNVLIEFYAPWCGHCKKLAPILDEVALSFENDADVLIAKLDATANDLPPGTFDVKGYPTLYFRSSTGNLLQYDGDRTKDDIIEFIKKNRAAAAVKPESRNDEL; encoded by the exons ATGGCGTCATCCAATTTCTGGATGCCATTGTTGCTGATCGCCTTCGCCGTCGCCGCCTCCATCTCTACTGCCGAGGAATCGGAGTCCAAAGAGTTTGTGGTGACGTTAGACCACTCCAATTTCACCGAATTCGTCGCCAAGCACAAGTTCGTCGTCGTCGAGTTTTACGCGCCCTG GTGTGGTCACTGCAAGAAACTTGCTCCAGAG TATGAAAAAGCTGCTTCTGTTCTAAGCACAAGTGATCCTCCGGTTATCTTAGCAAAAGTTGATGCAAATGAAGAGCAAAATAAGGCCATTTCTAATGAGTTCGAGGTCAGAGGTTTCCCCACAATAAAAATACTGAGGTATGGAGGTAGTGTTGTTCAAGAATACAAAGGACCTCGAGAAGCAGAAGGAATTGTAACCTATTTGAAAAAACAAAGTGGTCCTGCAACCTTTGAGATTAAAGCCCCAGAAGAAGCCAATTCTGTAATTGATGACAATAAGATTCTTGTT GTTGGTGTATTCCCTGAATTTTCGGGAGAGAAGTTTGAGAATTTCACCACTTTAGCTGAGAGGTTGCGTGCTGACTATGAGTTTGGTCACACTTTGTCTGCCAAAGTTCTTCCTCGTGGGGACTCATCTGCTACAGGGCCTCTTGTTAGATTATTGAAGCCTTTTGATGAACTCTTTGTAGACTTCAAG gaatttgatgttgatgctTTAGTGAATTTTGTTGAAGAAACTAGTGCCCCAACAGTAACTCTCTTCAACAAGGAACCAAAGAACCATCCTTTTGTTATTAAATACTTCAACTTCCCTAATGCCAAG GCAATGTTGTTTCTAAACTTCACCAGTGAACACTTTGACGCATTCAAGTCAAAGTATCACGAGGCAGCTCAGCTTTACAAGGGAAAAGACTTGAATTTTCTAATGGGTGATGTTGAGGCTAGTCAAGGTGCCTTCCAG TACTTTGGCATTAAGGATGAGCAAGTCCCAGTCATCATTATCCAGACAAATGATGGAGAGAAATTCCTAAAACCAAATGTTGAGCCTGATCAGATTGCATCATGGGTGAAGGACTTTAAG GATGGCAAGGTGCAACCTTATAAGAAGTCGGAGCCCATTCCCGAAGTTAACAATGAACCTGTTAAGGTGGTAGTGGCTGATACCCTGCAGGACATGGTTTTCAATTCTGGCAAAAATG TTCTGATAGAGTTCTATGCACCATGGTGTGGACACTGCAAAAAGTTGGCTCCGATCTTGGACGAAGTGGCTCTCTCATTTGAAAATGATGCTGATGTTCTGATCGCAAAGCTA GATGCAACCGCAAATGATCTTCCACCAGGGACTTTCGATGTGAAAGGTTATCCGACACTATATTTTAGGTCATCAACTGGAAACCTGCTGCAGTATGACGGAGACAGGACTAAGGATGACATAATTGAGTTCATCAAGAAGAACCGAGCAGCTGCAGCTGTGAAACCGGAGTCGAGAAATGATGAACTCTGA
- the LOC121782986 gene encoding uncharacterized protein LOC121782986 isoform X2, producing MSTIGPPMGSQQLSANDTNHSPMTDVDPEAHLGRGNAVDRSRRVWTQREEEILMATMKELAAAGWKSNNGFRAGYLTRVEEALRREFPKTDLCVHPHIKSKISSWKRNYYSLTLILDRSGVGFNADGNYKIDIDDEQWSQVVQKDNNAKYMRNKSWPLLNDWKEIFGKDRAEGIRAIDTADAVPRIYGSKVPFNEDSDKSSPITLEELYPDHIFPAGVIPDMVDESTSVPGAPAQHVPQKINKKRKVVHSMANIDKIDSVLTLMTRIHEDTHDRLKEISSRIGYEFDLSSKRSEVFNQVKGKVGLTIKQQFYAVKKLVKEPELMDLFRGLDEFARPAFVLDLLETDRML from the exons ATGTCGACCATCGGTC CACCCATGGGTTCCCAACAATTGAGTGCCAATGACACCAACCACAGTCCAATGACGGATG TTGATCCGGAAGCTCATCTCGGCAGGGGGAATGCAGTGGACAGGTCAAGACGTGTATGGACACAACGTGAGGAGGAGATTCTTATGGCAACCATGAAGGAGCTGGCTGCAGCTGGCTGGAAATCGAATAATGGCTTCCGGGCTGGATATTTAACCCGAGTTGAAGAGGCACTTCGTCGCGAATTCCCAAAGACCGACTTATGCGTTCACCCTCATATCAAGTCTAAGATCAGTTCTTGGAAGAGGAACTACTATTCGCTCACATTAATCCTTGATCGCAGTGGTGTGGGTTTTAATGCCGATGGTAACTACAAAATAGATATCGATGATGAACAATGGTCACAAGTTGTTCAG AAAGACAACAATGCAAAATACATGAGGAACAAGTCTTGGCCCTTGTTGAACGATTGGAAAGAGATATTCGGGAAGGACCGTGCGGAGGGAATTCGGGCTATTGATACCGCTGATGCGGTTCCCCGAATTTATGGCTCAAAGGTGCCTTTCAATGAAGATTCCGATAAGTCTTCCCCAATTACCTTAGAAGAACTATACCCTGACCACATCTTCCCTGCGGGTGTTATACCGGATATGGTTGACGAGAGCACGTCGGTACCTGGAGCACCTGCACAACATGTGCCACAGAAGATTAACAAGAAAAGGAAGGTTGTTCATTCAATGGCCAATATAGACAAGATTGACAGTGTCCTTACGTTGATGACTCGCATTCACGAAGACACACACGATCGGTTGAAGGAAATTTCAAGTCGAATTGGGTATGAGTTCGACCTTAGCTCGAAGAGATCGGAGGTGTTCAATCAAGTGAAAGGTAAGGTCGGCCTCACCATAAAGCAGCAATTTTATGCAGTCAAAAAACTTGTGAAGGAGCCCGAGCTTATGGATCTTTTTCGGGGTCTGGATGAGTTTGCTCGTCCAGCGTTTGTGCTTGATCTTCTGGAAACTGATCGGATGCTATAA
- the LOC121782986 gene encoding uncharacterized protein LOC121782986 isoform X1 yields MSANYWLYQSPMGSQQLSANDTNHSPMTDVDPEAHLGRGNAVDRSRRVWTQREEEILMATMKELAAAGWKSNNGFRAGYLTRVEEALRREFPKTDLCVHPHIKSKISSWKRNYYSLTLILDRSGVGFNADGNYKIDIDDEQWSQVVQKDNNAKYMRNKSWPLLNDWKEIFGKDRAEGIRAIDTADAVPRIYGSKVPFNEDSDKSSPITLEELYPDHIFPAGVIPDMVDESTSVPGAPAQHVPQKINKKRKVVHSMANIDKIDSVLTLMTRIHEDTHDRLKEISSRIGYEFDLSSKRSEVFNQVKGKVGLTIKQQFYAVKKLVKEPELMDLFRGLDEFARPAFVLDLLETDRML; encoded by the exons ATGTCAGCGAATTATTGGCTTTATCAAT CACCCATGGGTTCCCAACAATTGAGTGCCAATGACACCAACCACAGTCCAATGACGGATG TTGATCCGGAAGCTCATCTCGGCAGGGGGAATGCAGTGGACAGGTCAAGACGTGTATGGACACAACGTGAGGAGGAGATTCTTATGGCAACCATGAAGGAGCTGGCTGCAGCTGGCTGGAAATCGAATAATGGCTTCCGGGCTGGATATTTAACCCGAGTTGAAGAGGCACTTCGTCGCGAATTCCCAAAGACCGACTTATGCGTTCACCCTCATATCAAGTCTAAGATCAGTTCTTGGAAGAGGAACTACTATTCGCTCACATTAATCCTTGATCGCAGTGGTGTGGGTTTTAATGCCGATGGTAACTACAAAATAGATATCGATGATGAACAATGGTCACAAGTTGTTCAG AAAGACAACAATGCAAAATACATGAGGAACAAGTCTTGGCCCTTGTTGAACGATTGGAAAGAGATATTCGGGAAGGACCGTGCGGAGGGAATTCGGGCTATTGATACCGCTGATGCGGTTCCCCGAATTTATGGCTCAAAGGTGCCTTTCAATGAAGATTCCGATAAGTCTTCCCCAATTACCTTAGAAGAACTATACCCTGACCACATCTTCCCTGCGGGTGTTATACCGGATATGGTTGACGAGAGCACGTCGGTACCTGGAGCACCTGCACAACATGTGCCACAGAAGATTAACAAGAAAAGGAAGGTTGTTCATTCAATGGCCAATATAGACAAGATTGACAGTGTCCTTACGTTGATGACTCGCATTCACGAAGACACACACGATCGGTTGAAGGAAATTTCAAGTCGAATTGGGTATGAGTTCGACCTTAGCTCGAAGAGATCGGAGGTGTTCAATCAAGTGAAAGGTAAGGTCGGCCTCACCATAAAGCAGCAATTTTATGCAGTCAAAAAACTTGTGAAGGAGCCCGAGCTTATGGATCTTTTTCGGGGTCTGGATGAGTTTGCTCGTCCAGCGTTTGTGCTTGATCTTCTGGAAACTGATCGGATGCTATAA
- the LOC121782986 gene encoding uncharacterized protein LOC121782986 isoform X3 — MGSQQLSANDTNHSPMTDVDPEAHLGRGNAVDRSRRVWTQREEEILMATMKELAAAGWKSNNGFRAGYLTRVEEALRREFPKTDLCVHPHIKSKISSWKRNYYSLTLILDRSGVGFNADGNYKIDIDDEQWSQVVQKDNNAKYMRNKSWPLLNDWKEIFGKDRAEGIRAIDTADAVPRIYGSKVPFNEDSDKSSPITLEELYPDHIFPAGVIPDMVDESTSVPGAPAQHVPQKINKKRKVVHSMANIDKIDSVLTLMTRIHEDTHDRLKEISSRIGYEFDLSSKRSEVFNQVKGKVGLTIKQQFYAVKKLVKEPELMDLFRGLDEFARPAFVLDLLETDRML; from the exons ATGGGTTCCCAACAATTGAGTGCCAATGACACCAACCACAGTCCAATGACGGATG TTGATCCGGAAGCTCATCTCGGCAGGGGGAATGCAGTGGACAGGTCAAGACGTGTATGGACACAACGTGAGGAGGAGATTCTTATGGCAACCATGAAGGAGCTGGCTGCAGCTGGCTGGAAATCGAATAATGGCTTCCGGGCTGGATATTTAACCCGAGTTGAAGAGGCACTTCGTCGCGAATTCCCAAAGACCGACTTATGCGTTCACCCTCATATCAAGTCTAAGATCAGTTCTTGGAAGAGGAACTACTATTCGCTCACATTAATCCTTGATCGCAGTGGTGTGGGTTTTAATGCCGATGGTAACTACAAAATAGATATCGATGATGAACAATGGTCACAAGTTGTTCAG AAAGACAACAATGCAAAATACATGAGGAACAAGTCTTGGCCCTTGTTGAACGATTGGAAAGAGATATTCGGGAAGGACCGTGCGGAGGGAATTCGGGCTATTGATACCGCTGATGCGGTTCCCCGAATTTATGGCTCAAAGGTGCCTTTCAATGAAGATTCCGATAAGTCTTCCCCAATTACCTTAGAAGAACTATACCCTGACCACATCTTCCCTGCGGGTGTTATACCGGATATGGTTGACGAGAGCACGTCGGTACCTGGAGCACCTGCACAACATGTGCCACAGAAGATTAACAAGAAAAGGAAGGTTGTTCATTCAATGGCCAATATAGACAAGATTGACAGTGTCCTTACGTTGATGACTCGCATTCACGAAGACACACACGATCGGTTGAAGGAAATTTCAAGTCGAATTGGGTATGAGTTCGACCTTAGCTCGAAGAGATCGGAGGTGTTCAATCAAGTGAAAGGTAAGGTCGGCCTCACCATAAAGCAGCAATTTTATGCAGTCAAAAAACTTGTGAAGGAGCCCGAGCTTATGGATCTTTTTCGGGGTCTGGATGAGTTTGCTCGTCCAGCGTTTGTGCTTGATCTTCTGGAAACTGATCGGATGCTATAA
- the LOC121783016 gene encoding putative nuclease HARBI1, translating to MTDQDLSVKVTRKDEESTTVLILLEEVLKNLRLNLLLWNPIQLMMHALTQGGNGLRDALGLWMVRVPIADTPRYRNRKGQVTTNTLAVCDRRLRFVYVLPGWEGSAGDSRILRDAISRPFGLKVPKECYYLCDNAYSNSEGFITPYKGVRYHLKEWGPGTRAPQTPQELFNLKHTKARNVIERAFAVLKMRWGILRSPSFYPIDIQTGLIIACFLLHNFIRTNLDVDPCEDSLNTQPDDGYGSDNDEPVAPTINAVLPTALWTKKRDDLAAAMWAERMLG from the exons ATGACCGATCAAGATCTGAGTGTGAAG GTAACCCGAAAAGATGAGGAATCTACCACCGTTCTGATTTTACTGGAGGAGGTACTGAAAAATCTAAGGCTGAATCTCCTCTTG TGGAACCCGATCCAGTTGATGATGCATGCACTGACCCAAGGTGGAAATGGTTTAAG GGATGCCTTGGGGCTTTGGATGGTACGTGTTCCCATTGCGGACACGCCTAGGTACCGAAATAGAAAGGGACAAGTAACGACAAACACTCTTGCGGTTTGTGATCGACGACTCCGTTTTGTGTATGTACTACCAGGATGGGAGGGATCGGCAGGCGATTCGAGGATATTACGTGACGCCATAAGCCGGCCGTTTGGACTGAAAGTTCCAAAAG AGTGCTATTATCTCTGCGACAATGCGTATTCAAACAGCGAGGGATTCATCACACCATACAAAGGCGTTCGCTATCATTTGAAAGAATGGGGACCTGGAACACGGGCACCGCAAACTCCACAAGAACTTTTCAATTTAAAGCACACCAAAGCAAGGAATGTGATTGAGCGTGCCTTTGCTGTTCTTAAGATGCGCTGGGGCATCCTTCGCAGCCCGAGTTTCTACCCTATCGACATCCAAACCGGTTTGATAATTGCTTGCTTCCTGCTGCACAATTTTATTCGTACTAATCTCGATGTGGATCCCTGTGAGGACAGCTTAAATACTCAACCGGATGACGGGTATGGTAGTGACAACGATGAGCCCGTAGCTCCAACTATCAATGCTGTCTTGCCAACCGCTTTATGGACGAAGAAGAGGGATGACTTGGCGGCTGCAATGTGGGCTGAAAGAATGCTCGGGTGA
- the LOC121780889 gene encoding delta-aminolevulinic acid dehydratase, chloroplastic-like — protein sequence MAAMTLNSVNFGAAKAMNFEYVGLKMHQNITSARPHSVKFVPRGLIVNAEAQGEGPVKKLGKSDEECEAAVVAGIVPEAPPVPPKPAAPAGTPLATPLPLSRRPRRNRRSPVLRAAFQETSISPANLVYPLFIHEGEEDTPIGAMPGCYRLGWRHGLVEEVAKAQDVGVNSIVLFPKVPDALKTSTGDEAYNDDGLVPRTIRLLKDKYPDLIIYTDVALDPYSSDGHDGIVREDGVILNDETVHQLCKQAVSQARAGADVVSPSDMMDGRVGAIRDALDAEGFQHVSIMSYTAKYASSFYGPFREALDSNPRFGDKKTYQMNPANYREALIETRDDEAEGADILLVKPGLPYLDIIRLLRDNSSLPVAAYQVSGEYSMIKAGGALKMIDEERVMMESLMCVRRAGADIILTYFALQAARCMCGEKR from the exons ATGGCTGCAATGACGCTCAACTCGGTGAACTTTGGGGCTGCGAAAGCCATGAATTTTGAGTATGTGGGGCTGAAAATGCACCAGAATATCACCAGTGCAAGGCCTCACTCGGTCAAATTCGTGCCAAGGGGGCTTATAGTGAATGCAGAGGCTCAGGGGGAAGGGCCGGTTAAGAAGCTGGGAAAGAGTGATGAGGAATGTGAGGCCGCAGTGGTTGCAGGGATTGTCCCAGAAGCGCCCCCCGTCCCCCCAAAACCAGCTGCACCGGCTGGCACCCCTCTCGCCACCCCCCTT CCTCTCAGTAGGAGACCAAGGCGGAATCGTAGATCACCAGTACTGAGGGCTGCCTTCCAAGAAACTAGTATAAGCCCTGCAAACCTGGTTTATCCACTCTTCATCCATGAAG GGGAAGAAGATACTCCAATTGGAGCAATGCCTGGATGCTATAGGCTTGGGTGGAGACATGGACTTGTGGAAGAG GTTGCTAAGGCTCAGGATGTTGGTGTTAACAGCATTGTGCTCTTTCCAAAAGTTCCCGATGCTTTAAAG ACATCCACAGGAGATGAAGCTTATAATGACGATGGGCTGGTGCCAAGAACAATAAGGCTTTTGAAAGACAAGTATCCGGATCTC ATTATATACACAGATGTTGCGTTAGATCCATATTCCTCTGATGGACATGATGGCATCGTAAGGGAAGATG GAGTCATCTTGAATGACGAAACTGTACATCAGCTTTGTAAACAGGCAGTTTCTCAG GCCAGAGCAGGAGCGGATGTCGTGAGCCCCAGTGATATGATGGATGGTCGTGTAGGAGCTATTCGAGATGCTCTTGATGCTGAAGGCTTTCAGCACGTCTCTATTATGTCCTACACCGCCAA ATACGCTAGCTCGTTCTATGGCCCCTTCCGAGAAGCATTGGACTCGAATCCACGTTTTGGTGACAAGAAAAC GTATCAGATGAACCCTGCAAATTACAGGGAGGCCCTCATCGAAACCCGTGACGACGAGGCTGAAGGGGCTGATATCCTTCTG GTTAAACCAGGTCTACCTTACCTCGACATCATACGCCTTCTACGGGATAACTCGTCTTTGCCCGTGGCTGCATATCAG GTGTCGGGCGAATACTCGATGATCAAGGCTGGCGGGGCCCTGAAAATGATCGACGAGGAGAGAGTGATGATGGAGTCGCTGATGTGTGTTCGACGAGCCGGCGCCGACATCATCCTCACATATTTTGCTTTGCAAGCTGCTAGATGCATGTGTGGGGAGAAGAGGTGA